Sequence from the Clostridium botulinum genome:
ACCATGGAAGGTGTAATAAAAAATAATTAAAATAGATATAGTAATATTTACAATAAAAATATAAATATTAATTATATAGTGTATTTTTTATTTAATTAATAAAATAAATAAAAAAATATTGACAATATACGAATAAAAGAATACAATTATGAAAAATTAAACAATAAATACATTGATTGAGAAAAGTAAATTTTATATTACTTATAAAGAGAGCTTATCAATTGCTGAAAGATAGGATTTGTAAAAGAATTGAAAATCACTCATGAGTAGTTAGCTGAAGATATAATTATTGTGTAAGCAAGACCGGTAGCAACCGTTATATTGCCAAATATTAAATAGGATTTCCTAGAGATATTTTGAGGGGTTACTTTTCAAGTGATAAATAGAGTGGTACCGCAGAGTTTTTGACTTTGTCTCTAAATTAATAGAGGCAAGGTCTTTTTTTATAAAAATTATATAAGTAATATTAAAAAAATAATTAGGGGGCAAAAAAATGAGTAGTTATAGTTTGTTTTTACCAAGTTATAGTATAGGGAGTGATGTTTATAAAGAAATCCCTAAAATTTGTGAAGCTTATGGAAGGAAGGCTGTAGTGGTTGGTGGAAAAACAGCAATAGCAAAAGCTAAGAAAGAACTTTTAGATGGGCTTAAAGGTTCAAATATAGAGATAGTAGATTTTGTATGGTTTGGGGGAGATTCTTCATATGAGAATGTAGAGATGCTTAAGAAAAATCCGATAGTTAGAGATGCTGAGATGGTATTTGCAGTTGGTGGAGGAAGAAGTATTGATACAAGCAAAACAATGTGTGATCAAACAGGACAATCACTATTTGTATTTCCGACAATAGCTTCAAATTGCGCTGCAATAACACAAACAACAGTAATTTATGATTCTAATCATGTATTTAAAGAATTATATTTTACAAAAAAATCAGCAACACATTGCTTTATTAATACTAAAATAATAGCAGAAGCACCAAGTAATTTTATATGGGCAGGTATAGGAGATGCATTATCAAAAGAATATGAATGTACATTTTCTTCAAGAGGTGATGAACTTGATCATACTAATCTTTTAGGGGTGGATATAAGCCGTAATTGCGTTGAACCACTTTTGAAATATGGTAAAAGAGCTTATGAGGATGTTAAAATTAATAAAGTATCAAATGAGGTAGAACAAGTAATTCTTAATATAATAATTACTACAGGACTTGTATCTGTTCTTGTGAAAAATGATTACAATAGTTGTCTTGCTCATTCAGTGTATTATGGATGTACTATATTACAAAATATAGAAAGAAATCATTTGCATGGTGAAATAGTTTCTTATGGTGTTTTAGTTATGCTAACATGTGATAAGCAATTTAAAGAACGTGATAGGGTTTATAAGTTTAATAAGAGCATTGGACTTCCAATATGTTTAGATGATATTGAGGTGAAAGAAGGAGATATTGATAAAGTACTTGATAAGATAATGGAAACAGGTGATATAAAGCATGTACCTTATGAAATAACAAGAAAAATGATTTATAATGCAATAATGGATTTAGAAAAAGCAATAGTATAAGAATGATTACATTAATTTAGCATATCTATCTCTCACCTACAAT
This genomic interval carries:
- a CDS encoding iron-containing alcohol dehydrogenase family protein, with product MSSYSLFLPSYSIGSDVYKEIPKICEAYGRKAVVVGGKTAIAKAKKELLDGLKGSNIEIVDFVWFGGDSSYENVEMLKKNPIVRDAEMVFAVGGGRSIDTSKTMCDQTGQSLFVFPTIASNCAAITQTTVIYDSNHVFKELYFTKKSATHCFINTKIIAEAPSNFIWAGIGDALSKEYECTFSSRGDELDHTNLLGVDISRNCVEPLLKYGKRAYEDVKINKVSNEVEQVILNIIITTGLVSVLVKNDYNSCLAHSVYYGCTILQNIERNHLHGEIVSYGVLVMLTCDKQFKERDRVYKFNKSIGLPICLDDIEVKEGDIDKVLDKIMETGDIKHVPYEITRKMIYNAIMDLEKAIV